The region CTACTACGCTTGGGTCAATCGAGAAGTCTCCCCTAGACAGCAGGAGAATGAAATCTTGTCTAACCAGATTCACCAGATTCATCAAGAGAGTCGTCAAACCTATGGCTCTCCAAGAATCCATGCGGCATTGCTCGCCAAAGGCTTTCGAGTCGGCCGTCAACGAGTGAGGCGGTTAATGGCCAAGCTCGGCATCTGTGCTCGGCGTAAGCGTCCCTTTAAGGTCACAACGACCGACTCGGTTCATAGCTTGCCCATTGCTGAGAATATTCTCAATCGAGACTTTACAAGCACAGAACCCGACCGTGCCTGGGTTGCAGATATGACATATATCGCGACGACGGAAGGCTGGCTATATTTGGCTGTCATTATTGACTTATTCTCGCGGCGAGTTGTGGGCTGGTCAATGGCTGAGCATATGCGGACAGAGTTGGTCTCCACCGCATTAGAGGCAGCGTTAGGGCACCGCATACCAGCGGCGGCTGGCCTTGTCTTTCATTCCGACCGAGGTAGTCAATATGCCAGTAGTGATTATCGAAAAGCCCTTGAGATTTCAGATATCACTTGCAGCATGAGTCGTCGGGCCAATTGTTGGGACAACGCGGTCGCAGAAAGCTTCTTTGGTACACTCAAAACTGAGCTGGTTCACCCGGTAGTTTTCGCGACAAGAGCAAAGGCTAAAACGGTCATTGCTGAGTGGATTGAAGTGTTTTACAACCGACAGCGTATTCATTCGACCATTGGATATCTTGCTCCAGTTCAGCTTGAAGAGCAGTACTGGCTTAATCTAGGACAACCGATGACTCTCTAACTTAACTGTCCACTTTTTCGGGACAAGGTCA is a window of Acaryochloris thomasi RCC1774 DNA encoding:
- a CDS encoding IS3 family transposase (programmed frameshift) produces the protein MTQKKRRLFTDEQKAEAVRIVEQADKPVSQVAKELGIGVSTVHNWIRQAKIDRQSDPKGALTSAERKELVALRRELKRVEMERDFLKKAANLLCQGDWGPYELMDAEKVNYPITLMCKVLKLARSGYYAWVNREVSPRQQENEILSNQIHQIHQESRQTYGSPRIHAALLAKGFRVGRQRVRRLMAKLGICARRKRPFKVTTTDSVHSLPIAENILNRDFTSTEPDRAWVADMTYIATTEGWLYLAVIIDLFSRRVVGWSMAEHMRTELVSTALEAALGHRIPAAAGLVFHSDRGSQYASSDYRKALEISDITCSMSRRANCWDNAVAESFFGTLKTELVHPVVFATRAKAKTVIAEWIEVFYNRQRIHSTIGYLAPVQLEEQYWLNLGQPMTL